A window of Enoplosus armatus isolate fEnoArm2 chromosome 3, fEnoArm2.hap1, whole genome shotgun sequence contains these coding sequences:
- the ppp4r2b gene encoding serine/threonine-protein phosphatase 4 regulatory subunit 2-B, translating into MEIDSLQEALRDFDKTAKKEASPLLEQFLCHIAKTGETMVQWAQFKNYFLFKLEKVMDDFKASAPEQRGPANPNVESIPFEDMKERILKIVKGYNGIPFTIQRLCELLTEPKRNYTGTDKFLRGVEKNVMVVSCVHPTSEKNGCSAVNRVNGVMLPGNTSAFTERKVNGPGTPRPLNRPKLSLANSLAANGLPDSTDNKDLNTEQEGDKESSEVSASGGSLGSSVKNKHPDAEEDMEAEQQEVKRLKFSKDEEEEEDEEDEEEEQEVDALRPLHAACLSKEAEAMVQEEEEKVGYSKENEASSSAAAAEDQEPTSSTQAEVCAGSGQEAEQAEREVPCGSQEEGSDMDQTEQQAPAGVLESPETSRDSEESNSDPVSSSSSSSSSSTLTPSSSTTEPPTEGAMESAILNTGTTEEPMEQD; encoded by the exons ATGGAAATTGACTCGCTTCAAGAGGCGCTCAGAG acTTTGATAAGACTGCAAAGAAGGAGGCATCTCCTCTTCTAGAACAGTTTCTATGTCACATTGCCAAGACTGGAGAGACCAT GGTTCAATGGGCTCAATTTAAGAACTACTTCCTGTTTAAATTGGAGAAGGTGATGGATGACTTCAAAGCCTCAGCACCTGAGCAAAGAGGTCCTGCAAATCCCAATGTGGAGTCAATTCCATTTGAAGACATGAAGGAGAGAATCCTGAAGATTGTGAAGGGATACAATGG aATTCCATTTACGATCCAGCGCTTGTGCGAGCTGCTCACAGAACCCAAGAGGAACTACACAGGAACAGATAAGTTTCTTCGGGGGGTGGAGAAG AATGTAATGGTGGTAAGCTGTGTTCACCCAACCTCAGA GAAAAATGGATGCAGTGCCGTCAATAGAGTGAATGGAGTGATGCTTCCTGGGAACACATCTGCTTTTACAGAGAG gAAAGTGAACGGTCCAGGAACTCCCCGGCCGCTGAATCGACCGAAGTTGTCTCTGGCCAACTCACTTGCAGCTAACGGTCTGCCAGACAGCACAGACAACAAAGACCTCAACACAGAGCAAGAAGGCGACAAAGAGTCCAG CGAGGTTTCGGCGTCGGGAGGTTCCCTGGGGAGCTCCGTGAAGAACAAACACCCAGACGCAGAAGAGGACATGGAAGCCgagcagcaggaggtgaagAGACTTAAGTTCAgcaaggatgaggaggaagaggaggatgaggaggatgaagaggaagagcaggaggtgGACGCACTGAGGCCATTACATGCTGCCTGCCTCTCAAAAGAGGCGGAAGCCATGGtccaagaggaagaggagaaagtcgGGTACAGCAAGGAGAATGAAGCCTCCAGCAGTGCTGCTGCCGCTGAAGACCAAG AACCGACAAGCAGCACCCAGGCTGAGGTGTGTGCAGGCTCCGGTCAGGAGGCCGAGCAGGCTGAGAGGGAGGTGCCGTGTGGCTCCCAGGAGGAGGGTAGTGACATGGatcagacagagcagcaggcacCTGCAGGCGTCCTGGAGAGCCCTGAGACCAGCAGGGACAGCGAGGAGAGTAACAGTGAcccagtcagcagcagcagcagcagcagcagcagtagta CTCTCACTCCCTCCAGCAGTACAACTGAACCTCCTACAGAGGGCGCCATGGAAAGTGCCATCTTGAACACTGGGACCACTGAGGAGCCCATGGAGCAGGACTAG